The genomic DNA TTCCGATCGTGCGGTTTCCAATCGCTCCGGCACCGCTGGCGCGGACCAACGGCACCATGCCGACGATGAATGCAAACGAGGTCATCAAGATCGGGCGGAAACGCAAGCGTCCACCCTCGATACCCGCCTCGGCAATCGAAAGTCCATCGTGGCGGCGTTGGACCGCAAACTCGATGATTAGAATCGCATTCTTTCCCAACAGGCCGACTAACATCACCAGACCGATTTGGCAGTAGACATCGTTCGACAATCCCATCGCCTTCAGCAATGCGAAGGCGCCGAAGATGCCGACCGGCAACGACGTAATCACGGCCAGCGGCAGGAGAAAGCTTTCGTATTGCCCGACGAGAACCATATAGACGAAGACGACGACGATCAAAAAGATATAGACCGCCGTGTTCCCCGCGTTGGCTTCGTCGTAAGCAAGCCCCTGCCAGTCGATGCCGAAGCCTTTGGGGAGCGTTTCGGCGGCAACTTCTTTGATCGCCGCGATCGCTTCACCACTGCTGTAACCCTCCGCCGGTGCACCTTGAATCGGAGCGGTTGGATATAGGTTGTAGCGGCTGATCTCGTTCAGCCCCTGCTTCTTCTTGATCTTCATGAACGCGGAATAGGGGACCATCTCCTCGCGATCGTTTTGCACGAACATGTTGTCGAGGTCTTCGGGATATCTGCGGAACTCCGGCGCCGCTTGCACATAGACTTTGTAGAACTGGCCGAAGCGGACAAACCCCTGTTCCCATGTGCTGCCGACGACGATCGATAGATTGTCCATCGCATCGCGAATCGAAACACCCTTCTGCATCGCCACGTCGTTGTCGATGACGATCTCGTATTGCGGGTAATTGGAGGCGAAGAAGGTGAATAGGCCTTTGAGTTCCTTGCGTTTCCCCAACGCTTCCATGAACTTGTCCGTCTCTTCGCCAAGCGTCTGGTAATCGCCGCTGTTTGTCTTATCGAGCAGGTTTACCGAGAAACCGCCGGCGGCACCAAAACCTGGTACGGCGGGAGGCTCAAAAAACTCAAGCTTTACGTTGGCGATGTCCGCCCCTCTTTTCTCCAGTTCCTCGATCACTTGCCGGGATGTCAGTTCGCGATCGGCCCAAGGTTTTAAGTTGATAATACAGGTTCCCGCGTTGGATCCCCGCCCTTCGGTCAGCACCTCGTAACCGGCGATCGAAGAGACGGAGGTGATCTCGTCCATCTGGTTGCATATTTTCTGTAGCTCATGACATTTGGCGTTGGTGTATTCGAGCGTCGAACCGGGGGGCGTCTGCACGATGCCATAGATCATCCCCTGATCCTCCAACGGAATAAATCCAGTCGGCAGGACCTGCGTCACGGTGAGAATTCCATAGACAAATCCGCCCACGACGCCCATCGTCAAGATCCGACGCGGGATGATCCGCCGCAGGATCGCTGCATAGCCACCCGTCACATGTTCCACGCCGCGGTCGAACAGATGCAAAAAGATCCCCAATGGTCCCCGCTTCTTCTTGCTGCCATCGCTTCCCGAAAACATCGCACGGAATGAAAAAATGGATAACAAGGCGCCGCCGCCAACGAGGATCCAGGTGCGAATCGGCGTCAGTTCGATCTGCTCGGAGATCAGTTCGTGGACGAAGTGATTGTGAAGCAGCGTGTAAAGCCCCGCTCCAACGCACAGGCCAAGTAGCGTGCAGAGCAAACCGCGGATGAGAAAGGCGTAGCGCCCTGCGACTTTTGATAGGCCACGATTGATCAGTCCGATCAGCCCACGTTGTTGTTCGTGATCGGCGTGTGGTTTCAGGATCATCGCGCACAGCACGGGGGTGAGCGTCAGCGCGACGACACCGGAGATCACGATCGACATCGCCATCGTCAATGCGAACTGGCGATAGAAGACGCCGACCGGTCCGGTCATGAAAGTCACCGGGATGAAGACCGCGGTCATCACCAACGTGATCGCGATGATCGCTCCGCTGATCTCATGCATCACCTCCTGCGTCGCTTGATAGGGGCCGAGGTGTTTGGTGTGCATCTTTTCGTGCACCGCTTCGACGACCACGATCGCATCGTCGACCACGACGCCGATCGCAAGGACCAACGCAAAAAGCGTGATCAGGTTGATCGACATGCCAAACATCAGCATGAAGAAGAACGTACCGATCAACGATACCGGAACGGCCAGCGTGGGAATCAACGTGCTGCGGACGTCGCCGAGGAACAGGAAGACGACAAGCGAAACGAGGATGAACGCTTCGAACAACGTGTGCAGCACCTTTTCGATCGATGCGTCGAGAAAGTTGGAGACGTCGTAAGTGACGGCATAGTCCATCCCCGGCGGGAACGATTCCTGTTTGATCTGTTCCACCTTCTCCTTCACCTTCTCGATCACCTCCGCCGCGTTGGAGCCCGGAGTTTGTTTGAGTACGATCGCAGCGGATGGCAAGCCGTCGATGTCGGAATAGAGGTCGTAGAAGGATGATCCGAGCGAGACTTTTGCCACATCCTTGATCCGCAGGATCTCTCCTTCGGAATTGGCTTTGAGAATAATGTCCCCGTACTGTTCCGGTGTGTCGTAACGCCCGATCCAGGTCAGCACATACTCCAGCGTTTGTGAAGTTTGCCCTGTCGCTTGTCCCAGCCGCCCCGGCGATCCGATCAAGCTCTGATCGGCGAGCGCCTCCATGACGTCTTCCGCGTCGACCTTATAAGCACGCATCCGGTCGAGGTCCAATTCGACCCGCATGGCGTAGGCGCGGTTGCCAAGAATCGTCGCGCTGCCGATGCCGGGAATCCGTTTGATCTCGTTGAGAACGTTGACGGTGGCGTAGTTGTAGAGAAAGTTTTGGTCGACGTTTGGATCTTTGCTGAAGACATTCACATACATCAACATGCTGGTCATGTTCTGCATCACGATGATCCCTTCCCGCTCCACGATCGGGGGCAGGTTGTTCTTGACCATCTGGACCCGATTGTTGACGTTCATCACCGCCACATTCGGATCGGTCCCGGGTTCAAAGATGACTTGGATCGTTCCCTCGCCGGCACTCGTCGCATCTCCCAGCATGTATCGCATGTTGGGAACACCGTTGATCGCCTGTTCGAGAATCACCATCGTCGAATCGATCAGGATCTTGGCGCTCGCACCAGGATAGGAGACCGAAACGCGGACGCTCGGCGGCGCGACCGACGGGAATTGTGAGATCGGCAACGTGACGATCGCCAGTCCGCCCATCAGTAAGATCAGCAGCGAGACGACGATGGCCAAGGCTGGCCGATGCAAAATTTTCGCGAACATAATTGGAGGTTTTCTTTTCCGGCGATCCAGCGAAGCCGATCGCGAGGGGCCTGGGGTCGGCACAACGCGATGCTGTTGCGTTGGCGAACCGCGTTGGATGTTTATTAAATGGGGATGAGCGGCGCGAGGTGGCGGCCGTTATTCGGCGTGGTGTTTCAGATTCCGAAGGACATCTTCGGGGTCTTGGAATTCGTATTCCACGCGATCGCCGTCGCGGACTTGGCGGATCCCTTCGAGCACGATCTTGTCGGTCGCCGAAAGCCCCTCTTTGATCAAGAAGATGTCGTCTTGTTCGCTCTGGATCGTGATCTCGCGTTGGTGAACCACGTTGTCGTCATCCACAACAAACGCATATTTCTTGGCGAGGATTTCGTAGGTCGCACGCTGAGGAATCACGACAGCTCCGTTGAGCACGCGGCTCAGCAGTACCGTGCCGGTCTGACCGTGCCGCAACAGATGGCTGGGGTTGGGGAAGTCGCCGCGGAAGGCGATGTTGCCGGTTTCGTTGTTGAAGTCGGCTTCGATCGCTCCGATGCGGCCGACCTGCGAAAACTTGTTGCCGTCGGCGAGAAGCAGTTCGACTTTGACATCGTCTTTGTTCGGATCGGCTTGGTAGGCGAGGTACCTCGCTTCGGGGACGTTGAAGTAGGCCCACATCACGCTGTTATCCGACAACGTCGTCAGCATCGCCCCCTCCTCGATCAGACTGCCCAGTTGTTCGTATTGTTTGTCGACGATGCCGTCGAACGGGGCTTTGACGTTTGCAAAGTCCAGCTCCGCCAACGCGAGATTGACTTTCGCTTGCGCCTTCGCCAACTTGGCTCGAGCCAACGCAACCTCCGGCATCGCGACGATGTTCTGGTGATACAGCCGTTCGGTGTTTTGTAACTCGATCTGAGCCAGTTGAGCCTCGGCCTGATCCGATTCCAATCTCGCTTGGTAGAGCGTGGGCAGGATCTTGAACAACAGATCCCCCTGCTTCACGGCTTGCCCTTCGTTGACGGCGATCCGCTCCAGATATCCCCCTTCGAGCGCCTTGACCTCGATGTGCCGCCAGGAGTGGATCTGGCAGACGTATTGTTGGGTGCTGACGACATCCTTGGCGACCGGGCTGGTTACGATGATCTTGTGCACCACGTGATGCCCGCCTTCGGCATGCGCTTCGGAATCGTGTTCCGACGCATGGTGCGAATCTTCAGCATGTCCGGCGTCGGCGTGAGCTGCGGCATGTGTGGTTGGATGACTCGCCGCACCGTGGGGATGCGTGGAGGAGGGGAGCTCGGCCAGCTGAGTTCCGCTGTGCAGCACCGTATCTCGCAGCGCCACGACGTCGTCGCATGCGGGGACGCAAAGGATCAGCGGTAGCATCAAAGTGATGGCGGGAAGAGTAGGCGTTTGCATTGTGTTGGCTGCGTTAAGTGTTGTTCGGGTAGCGGAAGGATTTGCTATCGCCCGGGGCCTGCTCGATCGCTTCGGTAGCCACGGAGAAGGAGAATAATTAAGTCGAAGTTGTCGTTGCCCGAGGCGGAAGAGTGCGTAGGAACCGCGGCATCCAACGCTCGCTGCTGCCGCGTGGGAGCAACGATTTAGCGGACGTTATGACGGCGTTGGGCCTAATAGCACGTTGCGTGCCAATTCGCCGCGCAGGCAGTTCGAAACAAGCGATCCGATCCGCGATCCGCTATCACCGCGGCGGCCGTTCGCCGAAGCATGGCAACGATTTCCAAAGCATGCAAAGCGTTGCACCAACCGCAATTTCCGGGGCGATCAGCCGTTTGGCCGCTCGCAGAACTTCGCTCCAACACCCCCCGGCACAAGTCCGCGCCGCGGCTCGATTCCATTCGCGAAAAGTCGAACCAGACGCTCCAGGAAGCCGGCACCCACCCATTGGGGGCACCACCCAACAAACGCCCCGTCGCCGCGCATTCATGATCCGCAGCGCCAATTTTTTAACCGGTGATCGATTGCAGCTCGGCGGTGGCTTAGCGGGCGTGGGTTGGGTTGGATGCGAGCTTGGCTGCGAGCGTGGAGATCCGGTCGTAGAGCTGTTTGGCTTCGATCGGTTTCGATAGGTAGTCGTCCATGCCGGCGTCGAGGCAGCGTTGGCGATCTCCTTTCATCGCCGAAGCTGTCATCGCGATGATCGGGATCCGC from Rosistilla oblonga includes the following:
- a CDS encoding efflux RND transporter permease subunit, translated to MFAKILHRPALAIVVSLLILLMGGLAIVTLPISQFPSVAPPSVRVSVSYPGASAKILIDSTMVILEQAINGVPNMRYMLGDATSAGEGTIQVIFEPGTDPNVAVMNVNNRVQMVKNNLPPIVEREGIIVMQNMTSMLMYVNVFSKDPNVDQNFLYNYATVNVLNEIKRIPGIGSATILGNRAYAMRVELDLDRMRAYKVDAEDVMEALADQSLIGSPGRLGQATGQTSQTLEYVLTWIGRYDTPEQYGDIILKANSEGEILRIKDVAKVSLGSSFYDLYSDIDGLPSAAIVLKQTPGSNAAEVIEKVKEKVEQIKQESFPPGMDYAVTYDVSNFLDASIEKVLHTLFEAFILVSLVVFLFLGDVRSTLIPTLAVPVSLIGTFFFMLMFGMSINLITLFALVLAIGVVVDDAIVVVEAVHEKMHTKHLGPYQATQEVMHEISGAIIAITLVMTAVFIPVTFMTGPVGVFYRQFALTMAMSIVISGVVALTLTPVLCAMILKPHADHEQQRGLIGLINRGLSKVAGRYAFLIRGLLCTLLGLCVGAGLYTLLHNHFVHELISEQIELTPIRTWILVGGGALLSIFSFRAMFSGSDGSKKKRGPLGIFLHLFDRGVEHVTGGYAAILRRIIPRRILTMGVVGGFVYGILTVTQVLPTGFIPLEDQGMIYGIVQTPPGSTLEYTNAKCHELQKICNQMDEITSVSSIAGYEVLTEGRGSNAGTCIINLKPWADRELTSRQVIEELEKRGADIANVKLEFFEPPAVPGFGAAGGFSVNLLDKTNSGDYQTLGEETDKFMEALGKRKELKGLFTFFASNYPQYEIVIDNDVAMQKGVSIRDAMDNLSIVVGSTWEQGFVRFGQFYKVYVQAAPEFRRYPEDLDNMFVQNDREEMVPYSAFMKIKKKQGLNEISRYNLYPTAPIQGAPAEGYSSGEAIAAIKEVAAETLPKGFGIDWQGLAYDEANAGNTAVYIFLIVVVFVYMVLVGQYESFLLPLAVITSLPVGIFGAFALLKAMGLSNDVYCQIGLVMLVGLLGKNAILIIEFAVQRRHDGLSIAEAGIEGGRLRFRPILMTSFAFIVGMVPLVRASGAGAIGNRTIGTTAAGGMLMGTLAGVLVIPGLYYIFAKLADGKKLLKDESDQPLSERIEYGPLNPPEPNA
- a CDS encoding efflux RND transporter periplasmic adaptor subunit, with the translated sequence MQTPTLPAITLMLPLILCVPACDDVVALRDTVLHSGTQLAELPSSTHPHGAASHPTTHAAAHADAGHAEDSHHASEHDSEAHAEGGHHVVHKIIVTSPVAKDVVSTQQYVCQIHSWRHIEVKALEGGYLERIAVNEGQAVKQGDLLFKILPTLYQARLESDQAEAQLAQIELQNTERLYHQNIVAMPEVALARAKLAKAQAKVNLALAELDFANVKAPFDGIVDKQYEQLGSLIEEGAMLTTLSDNSVMWAYFNVPEARYLAYQADPNKDDVKVELLLADGNKFSQVGRIGAIEADFNNETGNIAFRGDFPNPSHLLRHGQTGTVLLSRVLNGAVVIPQRATYEILAKKYAFVVDDDNVVHQREITIQSEQDDIFLIKEGLSATDKIVLEGIRQVRDGDRVEYEFQDPEDVLRNLKHHAE